Proteins encoded together in one Quercus lobata isolate SW786 chromosome 3, ValleyOak3.0 Primary Assembly, whole genome shotgun sequence window:
- the LOC115979546 gene encoding polygalacturonase-1 non-catalytic subunit beta-like: MTPLLLLLFFSSLTVWSASAGENLYTPKSNLIGYWNKEVQNNHAKPTFLLSKASPLSAVDSASFSKLAAQNALSSHFPAFCASANLFCYPDSTPSIEELIFNISAASVYCNPGNFFRESIAKEGKVMRMPNIKDKMPERSFLPRSISSKLPFSTFKISELKRLFHADDNSTMETMIVEALNECESAPSPGETKRCVGSAEDMIDFAISVLGRNIVVRSTENAKGSKQNIMIGSVKGINSGKVMQLVACHPTLFPYLLYSCHSVPKVRVYEMDILDPNSKAKINHGVASCHMHTSDSNPNHAELTIASGPGQITACHWLFENHLIWTVANESFQALVGKTSS; this comes from the exons ATGACTCCTCTTCTTCTCTTACTCTTTTTCTCGTCTCTCACT GTTTGGTCCGCCTCCGCCGGTGAAAATTTATACACCCCGAAATCTAATCTGATTGGGTATTGGAACAAAGAGGTCCAAAACAACCACGCCAAGCCAACCTTTCTCCTGTCCAAAGCGTCCCCATTGAGTGCGGTCGACTCAGCAAGCTTCTCCAAACTCGCAGCCCAGAATGCTCTCTCCTCTCATTTCCCAGCGTTCTGTGCCTCTGCCAACCTTTTCTGCTACCCTGATTCAACCCCGAGTATTGAAGAACTGATATTCAATATCAGCGCTGCAAGCGTTTATTGTAATCCAGGTAACTTCTTTCGGGAGTCAATTGCAAAGGAAGGTAAGGTGATGCGAATGCCTAACATTAAGGATAAAATGCCTGAAAGGTCATTTTTGCCCCGGTCTATTTCGTCGAAATTACCGTTTTCGACCTTTAAGATCTCAGAGCTAAAGCGGCTTTTTCATGCGGATGATAATTCCACTATGGAGACTATGATAGTGGAGGCGTTGAATGAGTGCGAGAGTGCCCCGAGCCCAGGGGAGACCAAGCGGTGCGTGGGTTCGGCTGAAGATATGATTGACTTTGCAATCTCGGTCTTGGGTCGAAACATCGTCGTTCGTTCAACCGAGAATGCAAAAGGGTCAAAGCAGAATATAATGATCGGATCAGTCAAAGGTATCAACAGTGGCAAAGTCATGCAATTAGTTGCCTGTCACCCTACCTTGTTCCCGTACCTACTCTATTCCTGCCATTCGGTCCCAAAGGTTCGAGTCTATGAAATGGATATACTGGATCCGAATTCTAAGGCTAAGATCAATCATGGTGTTGCCAGCTGTCACATGCACACCTCGGATTCGAACCCGAATCACGCTGAATTGACTATAGCGTCAGGTCCCGGTCAGATCACGGCTTGCCACTGGCTTTTTGAGAATCATCTGATCTGGACAGTTGCTAATGAGTCCTTCCAGGCCTTGGTGGGCAAGACATCAAGTTGA